The Populus alba chromosome 13, ASM523922v2, whole genome shotgun sequence genome contains the following window.
GCAGCTGCATTCACAGATTGATTCTGCTGTCACTGTCGAGATGTTGCAGGACGCAGTTTGTGCTTCTATTCCCTAGCTACTTTGTTTTGCAAGGCAATGGAGCTTCTAAATTGAGCCTTCAAAACTTGACATGCCTTGATAGGGTAACCGCAAAACCAACCTGTGAATCATCCTTGAAAAAGACCTAGAAAAAGGACAAAGATTACATGATCTAGCAGCACAACAActgagaaaaatgaaaaagaatgcTTAGTGCAGGAGGAGTGGGACGGTGATCAAATGAAAAATGGGTAACCGAGGAAAAAGCAGAAAGCACATGATCTAGCTGCAGTTCCAAGCAAAAACCGCAGAAGCCCCCAGAGAGCCAACGCAAAGATAAAGCATTCGAGTATGCAGCAGGGTTTTTGAAGTTCTTTGGTgttcaaaagttttttcacttatttttgcAATTTATTAGTAAAATATATAAGGAAATTAAAAGAACCAAACCAATCTACACTAATTATgttttcacttctttttttgttttaatcttttGAACAAAGCAGCTTTAGCTAAGATTCACAAATTCTGAAAAAGAGGAAGCAATTGTAGCATGATAAAGTTGTAGGATCCAATTTTCCATTTTAAGAAATGAGCATGGGCCATGGAGACAAAAGAAGAATTGGGATTGTCAAATgtttctttaaatataaattatcgaATTCAAACTGAGTGATTGTCATTTaatgtataataaaaattgaaaataatttaatttttttatcatttaatttctatCACATAATTCAAGTCATTGAATTCAAGATTTATAATgataattgaaatattattaccatttaaaaaaaaataaaatgaaagtaacTAAGATAGTGTTTGACACAATTCTGCTTATATTTTTAGATGCTCTTTATAAATAttgttggttttaaaaaatattaaattatttttttagtgttttctaatagttttaatatattgatattaaaaataaaaaaaaattaatatattttaaataaaaaaatattttaaaaactaattttcatcacaatttcaaacaccACAAAACATCCCAATCCAAGCAAAACTCGTGCAAGCAAGATACCTGATCAAATCAAGGGAGAGAGTTTGTTgctaaatttgtgttgctagTGAATATAAAGTGTTTGAGAGTAtattaatggttgttttttaaagtatttttttatttaaaaatatattaaaatattattattattttatttttaaaaattatttttgatatttaaacatcaaaaacaataaaaaaaataaatttttttttaaaacaaattaacaaaaaaaattaaaaattaaaactcaattctaaACACCCCGTATCACtaactaataataatttactCAACCGCAAGTCAAAATTTATGCTGGCTACCTACCATAAcaaaatcaagcaaatcatGAAACGAGATTGGTCGCTAAGGCATCCAAGGATGACCATTTAACTTGAACTCTAATATCAAATTGAATTGATTGGaatcaaatgaatttattttattatatatataatttttataatttttttatttaatgcatgTATATAAacctcaaatatttatattactctttcatttatattaaataataaatagcaCTCACATGTGGTGctatctttgtttattttggatggatgaaattatttgtttttatacttgaaaagtatttttattttttatatcaaaattatttttttagtatttaactCAAGTTGAATAGCATCTACAGCCGCTTTATTACTAAATAGAAtctaaatatttaaatgaatgACCAAAACCATTAAGAAACGAATATTCGAATTTTCTTATAGAAAGAATAACAGtggatagaaaataaatataataagaagCTGACCAATAGAAATCCATGGCCATCCTTAGAAGGCATCCCTCTGTTTGGATAGCATTTTTATTTACGGTGGTGTCAGGTGGCCGGCGGAAAGGTGGGCTGTTGACTTGATGATGGACGGCCGACTACGTGATTAGAAGACATGACATCTGAGTTCATGCGGGGCCAAGACAGCGTCAAAGCCGAAAACATGGAGGATCAGAACAGTTTAGAGACGGAGGATCTTGTCTCTGCTCAACGTCACCTCCCAGGCTGCCATCAAACTAAGTCCCAAGCTGACCTCGTCGTGTTCTCCATTGTCGGCACTGTTATTTCCTGAATTAGCTCGACATTGAGACCATGTGATCGATCAAGCTGCGTAGTCCAGAGACCATCTAATGTAAGACAAAAAGAAGCAAGAATTCTCCTCTCTGGACATGGCTTCTGGACCAGGTTATAAACAACAACACAGGATAGTTCACAGATCACTAGGGTTTGTTCTTCCTGACCTtttcgagttaattttttttttttttacttaagagagtatttttctaagaaattgaatgatgaaagaactttatttcatgtaaaaaaatcattttaatctaataatttaagtttttagataagtttacaagatataatttatattattctttaatgcatattttcaagtaaaaatcttttgagcttgaaacttgcacatagTTTTATACTacattgtacttaatttttatcatataaataaaaatgataaaataaattcaaaactcaTTACTGTTTGGTCATTAAAGCTTCTGGTATATATTactatgtcaaagaatcattttaattcaataactttgtttaaataaaaaattttaaatataatttatattattttttaatattttaattaacataaaacCTGGGCCAAGATGAACCtcctttcttgataaaaaaaaacaactcacaaTATGTTAAAAATACTTGAAACTTCGTTACGTAAGAGGGGATGTTTCTTTTTAGTGTAAGGAAGGAAGgcacaaataaaagaaaaataattaggatGAATTTCGAAAGGGTTGCGTTGGGGCAACAACTCTTCTTTAGCTTACCCAACAAGTACTTCTTTGTTAAGGTGTCATTAGGTATTTTATAGAATACATTCGTTTGATATGACAATGTCTTTGACTTTGTTTCGATGCCAAGTGACATGTAACCCATGTAAGAACTCAAGGGGGACATTCAAAATGTATTCGCCAAGTTGAAATCAACTTAACCACATAatgaattttatcattaaaaaagacatcttttaaaaagaaaaaagatactcatgttatataaataaataaaattatcaccTTCTAAccgatataaaataataatatacgATAGTTTTAAATAACACGACATAGCTAATATTTTCACATACAACATCAATAATGACATATTTTCAAATCCACACATAGTAAATGATTATGTTACTATTTTACATCGCCcaggaaataaaaattttaattatttatatagcacgaaaatctcttcttttctaaaaagatatcttttcaaaaataaaactcattacCATAACCAAACTTTACTAATAAGTATAATAACATTTAGAGGGTTCATGAATATATACACACATCATCAATTTTGCAATGTTTTCATCTATTTTGCAACATTTTTCAATTCTCATCTTTCCAATTTACTTGAATAttcaatttgtttatatatatatatatatatatatatatatatagacaccaaccactttctctctctctataaaagCGTTTGGGAACGCGTTGAAACCGCGTTctcacaaaattcaaaaaaaaaaatttgctaaaatttaatacggtttatatgttttggatcgttttgatatactgatataaaaaataatttaaaaataaaaaaaaaaaattattagtataacatttcagcacgaaaaagttatttgaaaaaacaaccgcTATGATGCTTccaaacataatatatatatattgagagagagagagagagagagatggtggTGTCTCATGCTATTATGGCAAAGATCACGCAgggctaaaaattaatttcaatacatATAGTAAATATAAAAGCtatgaatatatatagtttcatgCATGGGGTTGTCCTGCTCACAGCATCCATCACATGTGATTTGGCATGGTCATGTTTTGCATTGTCGGCTCCAACTTTATTTGGTGCCCCACTAAATTATTGTGAATTAGCTTTGACATTGATTAAGTTTATAATTAAACTTTACTCTAATTTCCTGTCATTTCAAATGGTTGATCATATGCGGTTGCCTAGAAAGATTATTCAACTTTTGATTTCAACTTAGAGATAGATTTGGATATTTTATTGGCTGATCTATGCATTTGTTGAGCTTTTTGGAAGATGGAATCATACTGTGCATTTATGCTCTAGGTGGTgagattttgttgaattttatttcgTGAAGTGATAGGTATTACGTCATGGTCCCCGGTTGGtaatttaaaacatgtttagaattatggttgttgttatttttaaagtgtttttcatactgaaatgtattaaaataatatttttttatttttttaaaaaattatttttaaaatcagcacatcaaaacgatcttaaaatatatataaaaattattttttaataaaaaaatttaaatttttaaagaatgcGATTTACATCGTATTTCTAAATAGTgccttaaaattatttgaataaaattatatggtaaataaattatatgaaaaataaaattctttgaaTAAAAGTGTGAAGATGAAATAGCATTGTGTTAATTGaattaagttaaaatattattttaataacttaGTTGACCCAATAAAAGTTTTACTAACTTAATTGAtggattcaaaatttaaaataattaataaaaataattagtttgatGAGCCCAACaactcataaaataatataataataatttactgacttttttttttttaagtcgtTATAGTGGTGGACCAAAAACAGTTGGTACGACACGTATCATGTGGTCATGTGAGCAAGAAGAACCGCAGAATAGAAAAATCATGAGCTAATGTATCATGCCAACATACATTAGCGAAATGGCAATACTACCCTTCAACAAACCCCTGaattgttcatatttttttaactttattttgtttttgttttattcagacagaAAATGCTGTGTCTGGCTTGACATTACGAGGCTTTAGTTAATAACTATTTGGTAtagtagatttatttttaaaatattttttatttaaaaatatattgaaataatattttttattttttaaaaaatatttttgatattagcacatgaAAATGATAtgagaatattaaaataatattaatttaaaataaataaaaaaattaatatttttataaatatttttaaaacactgaACAAAATTACCTTGAAGCAGAAGCATTTTGGTCTAACTTAATGTgtaagaattgtttttaaaaataaatcataataaaaataaaaaataaaaaaattggtatCACAAACTTCCAAACAAAAACCATTTAATAATATCTTCCTTCTCTGCCAGCTCATGCATTTCCAAAACCTATAAATCATGGCTTTTCCAGTATTACTCCAATGCAgtctttatttttcaacaacttTGAGATGCTTGCGTGGTCCCATGTCGTCCATACACGTGTCGACAAGTTATTGAGTagttacatgaaaaaatcagcCTATAATGGAGGACTAACTCCCGAACAAGTCGTCTCGAAAAAATCATCTTCGACATGCCGCGAAAAacctttcttcatttttgttattacaTAACTGCCCTCATTCCATTTCATCAGATTCTAGAAGAAAAATTCGCCTTTTTACCGGACTACCCTTtcctttcttataattttattatttaatatccaTCATTAACGAGTTCCAATCAAATCATTAGGATTCGTCTAATTTATGAGAGGCTTCTTATAaccttttaattgaatttaatctagaagtattaataaaatctaatttattagaGGATGGTGTTGAGTGTCAATATCTTTGATTTAAAGGTGATTTAATGgtctgtttggaagtgtggtttcaattattttttaaaatgttttttatttaaaaatttattaaaataataatttttttaatttaaaaaaatatatttttgaaatcagcgcattaatatgaatataaaaacaaaaaatattaatttgaaacaaaaaaaaaataaaaaaatttaaaattttttcaaaaacatttttgaaacgtaaaaacaaacacgACCTTACACAATGCATGGATAGCAAGATCTTATTTTATGGAAATGTTATTGCATAATTTTCATACTTATATTATTTCATATATAGATTACTGGATCCTAATTTGATATTAGTGATTATTGAAATGCATTAACTCCATTAATCTATAACTATATATACATGATATGCTATAGGCAAACTTGGTGATTCATAGAAATCtatgaattatgaaaaaaaaaatatcatttatatttagattaatcaCCATTAATatctttcctctgttttttttaacatatctcgaagttttcaaacttaatttttaaattcataagagttttttttaataaatatacaataaaatacaAGAAGAGAGTTTAGttttaactatataaaatatcaacataGTTATAAAACAAAATGGGAATATACATGTtagaatattatatataaagctaaCGCAATTTAGTGTTTTAATGATTCATTTTGCATCTGATTATTTAGTAGCTATTAAGTATTATTGAGGCAGTAgggtaatttaataaaaaaataaaaaaatagagataaatgTATTAACATCTTAAAGCGCATGCAACACCGTCTGGTAACCAAAACCTAGCTTTTAGGGTATTGGTTGAAGCATCTCTGCGTCCCCTCCACAAAACGATGGCTCATTTTGCATAGTTGTGATTAGGGTGtgtatagaatttttttttttttttgcctcaaTCTTACTTGACTTTCATGGTAACCttttaaagaatcaaatggGCTCCTCAAGTCTTCATTATCTTgaatccatttttttatatataataattaatgaaattaaatatattttttttaatttcatcccttataattttttttatcttttatatttggttttcattattttaattattattttttcattgaagatgttttttgaattcgaaatttttttttacaatttaattcttcttcaatttttttcctatcaaatatatatatatatatatatatatatatatatatatattatattgctATTCTTTTACTTTGCAagattttcttagatttttttcctttttttaaaaaaacttttttgtttttgttttcatcctacaatattttattgtttttaaattcacttccctttgggatttttcaattattttaaaaataacaccagttgttttttttttttagaatttttttttaaaaggaatctttttttttaaattaaattgattgattttattcttttttttttttttaccaaaatcttgtattttgtttttctcattttaaagcATTGATATCAATGTTTTTAAACTCGATTCATTGGTCGACTCAGCCCAAGGCTCGGGTTATGAATTTTGATTAGATCACCCAAGTcaacctctattttttttacaaatcaaaacgattttattttgataaaaataaaaaataatcaataggTTGCAACTGTGTTTTTGACCAGGTCTTGTAGGGTTAATTAGGTCACCAAGTCAACCAGCTAGGCCAGCTAGATTTTTAActacacttatttttttataaactccgGTTTAGTTCCAACCCTGAATCAGTAAGGTCTTGGGTTGACTTGCCAAGCTAggcaagttttaaaactataattgttataacaaatcattaattttttatgttggtgaaaaattaaCGTAACCCGCAATTCATCTATCtagttatttatatatttaaaaaattcccTCCAATGCAACCATGTGCTGAATAAATGTGACCACGACCTAGTCAATGCATCAAATTCATGCATGATAACATCACTCTTGAAGACATCGTTGtccaaatattaatttaaaatgccTAAAATAGCTTCCAAATTGAAGGAcaaattagtaataaaaaatatattttcaagcacaAATTCGAAGTCAAGATTGTAAATTTAATGTCCAAAGAAGGGGATAGTTGCCGCGTAAATTTTCGAAAGTTACCCTTCACCTTCTATAAATCCCACCACTGGCCTCATGTTCTTCACAAATTTCACTTCTCTTCAATCTCCATCTACACCTTAGCCTTCTCTCCAAGAAACCAATTACCAAATTCTTGAATTCCAGACAAATCACCATGccaatgaagaaatcaagtgTTTTTGCTGCTTCGGTTGCTGCAGCTTCTGCTACTGCCCTCTctgtttcttcctcttctcctaGTTTTAACTCTAATGTTAAGGTAAGACAGTTGACAAGAGAATTCTGGGTTTGTgtcttttcttgaaaatatttcatGGGTTTTGGTTTCCTTGCTGTTTTCTCTGTTGGGACTTGCcctgttttcttgaaatttctttgttggtaaagattttgccttttattttctctgttGCCTCCACTTTCTTGTAAGCCAAATatcttttttcctctctttttcaaGAAATCCAATTTCTCAATTTTGCTTTTCTCGGAATTCATGGAATCCTAATCCGCCCCTTTCggtgtttgatttttcttttattgatatatttcaaGCTTATTTGTTAgtttgggtttgatttttgtttttgtacacTATTAATCTAAAAGCTtgattctttcttcttttccagGAGGCTGGGTCAAACAAAGACCAACAAGGACCTGCTTCCATGGAGAAATTTACACCAAGGTTTGATGGGCTGAGGTTTATTGAAACACTGATCACTGCTCACAGATGAAGAGATGAGAGACAGAGAGTCATCTGGCCTTGATAGCTCCATGGATGATGTTGATTAGCCGCACTAATTTTAGCTAATACCCATCTTTTCTCTTTAATccagagggaaaaaaaaaagatagcataAAGAAagtttgaccttttttttttttcttgggtggACTGTAATGCCTGAGTTGAGATTTTGTAAGAGTATTTTCACTCAAATTGTGTCTGTCCTGCTCATAATTCAAATATCTGATTTTTCTTTGTGCTATTTTCACTATTGTTTTTTCGGGTTACCACGTGTCAGAAAACGATTGGTTTTCAAAGTCAAGTGCCAACAGATCTCAGCTACCATTTATTACAAGTTAGGCAGGCATCATGGGTTTTATATCATGTATGTGGATGACAGAGTTTTGGAGCACTTGAAGATATGGTTCCTATGGAGGAGAAGTCCCaaaaaagaaattctaaattgcaaagaattttctttgaattgtgAGGACAAAATGTCATTATCCTTGCTaagttgaaggatgagagctaAAAGTCAAGTTCTTCTATGCATTCCATGTTGTTTttcacatgaattttttttttttaatgtttttaaataattttagctTGAGATGATAAGTAGATTAGTTTCTCTGTGGAATGGAAAAGCTAAGTTCTTGATTTTGCACCAAACTCTTGCTTGGGCGTCTGGGGTTGCCTGAAATCTTGATCTGCTAACACAAAGAATGCCAAGTTCTTGACTAGGCACCATGTTTTTGCTTGAAATTGTATGCTTGCAGTTTTCAAAAACACGATGAGAGTAGTCTGCAGACAAATTTGGAACAGGCTAAGCTAAACTAAATTTAGTGGAACAAGAATGGGATCAATGGTCCAAATGATCGAGTGgtgtcttgttttttaaaaaagaattgtgaAGAACGAAGcaaaatctttgaatttgaaCCCAACTACGCAGAATCTTTGATGTGGTGCTACCTTCAATGgtcaaaaagagaaaaggaaacaaaaaacaaagcgATGAACAtgaaaaagtttgaatttttattttattttattttatattttaaattaatatttatttaatgtttttatattattttcatatactatatcaataaaaaaaaaaatattattttaatgtactactAATAATGCCCTACACTTCCAAACAAGCCATGAAACTTGAAATCAAGTATTCTTGATTCCCAACACAAGTATGTTAACGCAACCTAAATACCAGAACTTATTCATTAATTGGTTGCAGTGATCAcactttttcaaataatattcgAAGCTTATTGCTTAGTCAGGATAATAGCCAAGGTCTTGAGATCTCAAATCTGAATTTATTCCACACTATATTCTTGAATCACAAGGCACAGATATTAGCTCTTGATTTCAAAATGTTATCTTGCTCCATATCTTGCCAAGCAAAATGAGTGGTAAAAATGGATACACATCACAGGCATTTTGTGCGAGCCAAGCTGCTTCTAACATTTATGgacatattaagaaaataaacttgCTGATCATGCCGCAATTATAGATATCCCACCATTGACACCACCATTCTTGCCACTCTGTTGATGCTTGCTTCTTTTTCCTTGATCGTGATGTtgatttttgctttttcttctttcgGTGAGGTATTTCATTGGCCTGCAAGCATGCCCGAGCCTGATGTCGCAGCATACTTTACAGAGTGCTTGATGTGAACTGCTAAAATGGGTATAATTCACGCAACTATTGGCTTCCTCTTTTAGTCGCTTCCACGAGTAGTCAATGCTCCCAAGAggtttttactttcttttccttGCCCTTTCGTTGAAAGTGATAAATGGGGGTAAAGGTGACAGTGACCAGAAAGGTGCGAGGAGCTTACTGTTGGATTAGTGGAGAGGTGATGCCAATGTTCAAGAAGGGAGTGCTCTTGTCTTGTACAGTGAGAATACAGCTCGAGTAAACTGGTTATAAACTAATGAAGGTAAAATGCCATACACCTTTATGTAATGGAGGTTGTGACGGTGTTTGAAATcgtatttttacaaaattaattttttttatttaaaactatgttttttttaatagtaatcgATAGCACATTTTGAAATATTCTCGTAAAAGATGTGACCTTAAAAGCACTTGAAATGATATAATAGATGCGTGAACTGACTCGAGGATATGTTTGAttagtgaaaaaacaaaaaagttccATAGTAATTGCTACAAAGAGACGAGGGATCCAATCTACTTGTGTAAGGAATGGGCAagtttttgggaaaaaaaagggTCTCATAGGACAGTTACAAGACTGTTTTGGAAGCAATAACAGATGTTGTCCAGATGCCTTTTCATCCAATTGTCATATCATGCGTGGTCCTCCCTCTAATATCCATGTTTTTTGAGAAGACCTAGCACACGATTCTTGATGTTTCCATGACATATCTTTGCTACAAGAATCATGTTCGCCCTTATAAGTAATATAGAGAGAGAACTATTACTAGATATGCAAATTTGGCAGCATCAGCACTACTGCAGTATGACAGTGCAGTTTCAAGTTCTTAGAGGGACGACAGACATTGACATAACACCAGAATCTTTAATTATATCAGGTGCCAAGTGACCATCTATAATCCGAAGAACCCAGGTCGATAGCATATGGAGATCCTCTCAAATCCAACTAAGCAATTGACATTAGAGCTTTATAGCAATGTTACATCCATTAATATTCAGGAATGTCTTTTGAAAGTCAAATAGCCATACAGGTTTACAGTAAAACAGTACATGGCTTGTCGAAGTCGAAAGAATTGGACAGAAGATTAGGCACCATTTAGTAGTTAAAAGAATACCAAACTGTAGCACAGAGGTGGAGAAAACGATGATGGAGAAACCATAATTTGATGAAGCAATACTTTGAGACAGGAAGGTGTTTCAGTTAGGAAATGAATGGCTATCCACTCTGAACAGTCTAGAACAATTGTAACAACAACGCTAAGAGTCCTGCTGTGAGCATCAACAATGAGGATTGAGTAGCTGCAATTTGAACCCCTCCACTCTTTTTAGATTGTTCCACATTTTGGCAATCAAGACCATTCTTATCTTCTCTGCATTCGTTGGCAAACAAGCCAGGAGGGTATTTCCCATAGAGGTTTATGAAGCTAAACATGGTCGAAGCACAGTCAGATTCCAGGTCATTTATGGCGTCACTAAAAGGGCAAGCAAATTCCTTGAAAGCATCACAACATGGCTTGGCTGGGTATTGGGGTCCTTTGCACTTGTCTGTGAGGACACTGTAGTCCAAATTTTCAAAGCTTATGTTGCATGCTGCAAATAGTGGGAAATTGAGGAAAACATGAGAATTCATAGGGCCATGTTTTATTGATAATAACCCCATGATGTATCAACCCTAAGATATCGGCTGTTGGTTTAAGTTTCTCCAAGAAAATAGTCCTTCAGCATAGGAAGATAGGCAAGTGATTCAATACAAAAGTTGTACATGTTTGATCACCTTAGCAAATGGGATGCAACAGTAATATTCTATCCTCAACACtaataatcaagaaattaaaatatcagtTCAAGAATCAATAACTAACAATTAA
Protein-coding sequences here:
- the LOC118050393 gene encoding GPI-anchored protein LLG1, which translates into the protein MMRVRLLFGDDALDVHGGSGRTLLQMKKACNISFENLDYSVLTDKCKGPQYPAKPCCDAFKEFACPFSDAINDLESDCASTMFSFINLYGKYPPGLFANECREDKNGLDCQNVEQSKKSGGVQIAATQSSLLMLTAGLLALLLQLF